CGGACATGGTACGGCGGGTGGTCGCCACCGGGGCCGACATGACCAAGACGACCGTCGAGCAGATCATGTCCGCGCCGCTCGTGACGATCGAAGAACATAAGACGCTGCTGGACGCGAACGACTTGATGGCGCAGACCCATCTTCGCCACCTGGGTGTGACGAAGGACGGGCAATTGGTCGGCATGATTTCGGTGCGCGATCTGGTAGTGTTCCTGACCAACTTGCCGAGGAAGTGAGCGGACCATGCCCTTTCCGATTCAGCGCCTGCGTCGTCTGCGGGAGACGGAGCCGCTTCGGCGGATGGTTCGAGAAACGAGCCTGACGCCGAACGATTTCATCTATCCCGTGTTCGTCACCGAAGGGCAGGGACGTCGCGAACCGATCGTCTCGATGCCGGGACAATCGCGATTGTCCATCGA
This is a stretch of genomic DNA from Nitrospira sp.. It encodes these proteins:
- a CDS encoding CBS domain-containing protein, producing the protein MVPVKSFMVPKDKFITVERDMDVRSAGRVMRDRNIGSLFVTNGKDVIGILTDTDMVRRVVATGADMTKTTVEQIMSAPLVTIEEHKTLLDANDLMAQTHLRHLGVTKDGQLVGMISVRDLVVFLTNLPRK